A segment of the Streptomyces sp. P9-A2 genome:
GCGACACCGTGCGGTACGTCGTCGCGCTCCTGGAGACCTGTGCATACCAGGCGCGCGCGCTGGCCGCGACGGCCGAACTGTTGCCCGCGCACCCCTCGATCGCGGCGGATCCCCGGCTGCGCGGGGCGACGGCGCGCACCGTGCGCAACATCGCGACGATCGCCGCCCGGGTCGCGGGCGAGGACACCACGGCCGGGATCGAGACGGGGCCGAGCTTCGCCTCGCTGCTGGGTGGTTCCGACGGTGACGGCGCGTCGCGCTACGGCCGGATCACCGGCCGGGTACTGCGGCATCTGGAGCGGCTGGACGAGGCGGTGGTGGGCCTCGCCCGCCCGCTGGACGTCCCGCTGGCGAGCGACGGCCGGGCGGTGAGGACGGCGGGCCCCGAGGACGGAAGCGACGGGCCCGGACGTCGTGGGTAGCGGATGGTGACGGGTTCGGGCTTCGGTGGCTGACGGGTTCAGAAGTCGGTGGGAAGGCCGCTGACCTCGGCGATGCCGCGCAGTTCGTCGTTCTGCCGGTGGCGCTGCCTGATGTAGTCGGCGATCTCGTCGAGGCGGGACGGATCGGCTGCGGTCGTCGCGTCGGTGACGACCCTGACCGGTCCGCTCTCGTCGACCTCCAGCTCGACCACCTCGTTGTCCATGCGGCCGGTGACGGCCGTGGCGATGACGAGGGCGGCCTCGTCGCGGACCTCCTGGGGCAGTTCCTCGTCACCCTCGTTCAGGGCGAGGTCGAGACCGGACAGCCGGTGTTCCTCGATCGCCCGGAGCACCGGCTCCACCACCCGGAGCAGCAGGCGGTAGTCCTCGGTGTCCATCCGGACGCTCAGGAGGTCGAGGTAGACGTCCACGGGCCGCCCGTCCTCCGGCGGAATCTCGGATTCACTCATCGGCTCCGTGCTCCCCTCATTCGGCCGCCCATGGCGTCGGCGCGTACCCGGGCGCAGCTCCGGCTGATCAGCCGGGAGACGTGCATCTGGGAGATCCCCAGCTGGGCGGCTATGCGGCTCTGGGTCATGTCCTCGAAGAAGCGCATGTACAGGATGGTGCGTTCGCGTTCCGGCAGACGGCGCAGGCCCTCCTTGGCGGACTCACGGTCGACCACGATGTCGTAGGAGACGTCCGAGGCACCCAGGGTGTCGGCCAGGCTGTAGCCGTCGTCGTCGGGTGACATCTCCGCGTCCAGCGACAGGGTGCTGAAGCTCTCCAGCGCCTCCAGTCCGGCCGTGACCTCCTCCTCGGTCAGGCCTGCGTGCCGGGCGATGTCGGCCGGGGCGGGTTCGGGACTGCCGGGCGTCTGGGTGAGGTCCCGCCGGGCGATCCGTACCTTGTTCCGCAGCTCCTGCACGCGGCGGGGCACCCGCAGGGCCCACATCCGGTCCCGGAAGTGCCGCTTGACCTCTCCGGTGATGGTCGGGACGGCATAGCTCTCGAAGGCTCCGCGGTCCGGGTCGAAGCGGTCCACCGCCTTCACCAGGCCGAGTGCGGCCACCTGGCGCAGGTCCTCGACGGATTCGCCGCGGTCGCGGAAACGGCCCGCGATGCGGTGGGCCATGGGCAGCCACGCGGTGACGAGCTCGTCGCGCACGGCCTCCCGCTCGGGGCCGTCCTCCAGGGAGGCCAGCCGGGTGAACAGAGCGGCGGTGTCGGGGGCGTCGTCGTGCCGCCTGCGGCTTCCTGCGGCGGTGGGGACGGGGGTGTCGGGGCGGTCGGTGGACGTGTCTATGAGCATGCGGTTTCGCTCCCGAACGGTTGTTGTCGTGGGCGATCCACCGCGGGACGAACGCTGCGAGGACGTCCGGAGGGAGTACCACAGCAGCCGTGCCTCTCCCGCTGGTGCGCCGTCGGTCCGAGGTACGACCCTCCGACTGCCCTGGACCCGGTGGCGCAAACTCCGCTTCGCCGCACAAATCCGCGGAAAGGAGCCGACGGCGGTTCAGGGCAGGGGGACCAGCGCGCTGATGCACTTGCCGCCCGTGGGCAGGTCCCGGACGCGGATGTCGCGGGACAGCAGGCAGACGATGGGCCAGCCGTGCCCGCCGGGCGTGAGGCGTCCCTGCGGGCCGGCCGCGGGCCGGGCGACGGGCAGTTCCGTGCTGCGGTCGCTCACCGACACCCGTACGCCGGGTCCGGCGACGTCCACCCTGACGTCGGTGACGCCGCCGCCGTGCAGGATCGCGTTCGTGGTGAGTTCGGAGGCGACGAGCAGGGCGTCCGCGAGGGCTGCGGCGTCGCACGGGGTGTGCGTGGCGCGGCAGCGTTCGCACACCGCCCGCTGCACGGCCTCACGCACCTGGGCCGGCCGGTAGGGGCGCCGGGGTGCGGCCCGGACGGTACCGGGCGGTTCCATGTACGGCCCTCTCCTGTCGAGCGGTTCCATGGCGGGCGGCTCTGCGTCGGCTGAAAACATGTGCTCCTGGCACATCGTTCGGCTCCCTGTTCGATGAGAAAGGTCACCCCTTTCCGGCTGACCCCTCATGGCACCGGCAAACCTTTCGGCCCGCTCCGGAGCGACTGTCGTCCGCACGGCGCACCTGAGCAGCCGGCCGGCTCGGCGGCTGCGGCGACCGACCCCGGAGTGAGACAGGTCACCTGCCCCGAATGCCGGCGACGCGAGCCCCGAGAGATGGTTTATCGTTCACATATACGTGGTGACGGAGTGAACGACCGTCCTCCTTGACCACCTTTTACGGCCCTGGCTGGCTTCCCCCGTCCAGCCAGGGCTTTCCACATCCCGGAGCACGCCGTCCGCCCTCGTCGAGGTGCCCCGGACGGCGGCAGCGGCTCCAATGGACGTAGGACCGTCCGACGGCCCGGCGAGGAGCCCCGCCCCATGACCAAAGCGATCAAACTCCTGACCGCCCTGCCTCCCCCGCAGCGGGAGCGCATGATGGCGCTCGCGC
Coding sequences within it:
- a CDS encoding SigB/SigF/SigG family RNA polymerase sigma factor, producing MLIDTSTDRPDTPVPTAAGSRRRHDDAPDTAALFTRLASLEDGPEREAVRDELVTAWLPMAHRIAGRFRDRGESVEDLRQVAALGLVKAVDRFDPDRGAFESYAVPTITGEVKRHFRDRMWALRVPRRVQELRNKVRIARRDLTQTPGSPEPAPADIARHAGLTEEEVTAGLEALESFSTLSLDAEMSPDDDGYSLADTLGASDVSYDIVVDRESAKEGLRRLPERERTILYMRFFEDMTQSRIAAQLGISQMHVSRLISRSCARVRADAMGGRMRGARSR
- a CDS encoding ATP-binding protein gives rise to the protein MEPLDRRGPYMEPPGTVRAAPRRPYRPAQVREAVQRAVCERCRATHTPCDAAALADALLVASELTTNAILHGGGVTDVRVDVAGPGVRVSVSDRSTELPVARPAAGPQGRLTPGGHGWPIVCLLSRDIRVRDLPTGGKCISALVPLP